A section of the Malania oleifera isolate guangnan ecotype guangnan chromosome 2, ASM2987363v1, whole genome shotgun sequence genome encodes:
- the LOC131148676 gene encoding auxin response factor 18-like isoform X2 has protein sequence MMEPEKSLDSQLWHACAGSMVQMPPLNSKVFYFPQGHAEHSHATVDFGSSPGLPPLILCRVAQVKFMADPETDEVFAKLRLVPAGNGDLDCEDDGVLGTNGSEAREKPASFAKTLTQSDANNGGGFSVPRYCAETIFPRLDYSADPPVQTVIAKDVHGEIWKFRHIYRGTPRRHLLTTGWSTFVNQKKLVAGDSIVFLRAENGDLCVGIRRAKRGIAGGSESPSGWNSGAGNCVSPYGGFSVFLREDENKLMRNGCCGNLNSGGGLRGKGKVKPESVVQAAALVANGQPFEVVYYPRASTPEFCVKASEVRAAMRIRWCSGMRFKMAFETEDSSRISWFMGTISSVQVADPIRWPNSPWRLLQVTWDEPDLLQNVKRVSPWLVELVSNMPVINLSPFSQPRKKLRLPQHPDIPLDGQFPMPSFSGNPLGPSSPLCCLSDNTPAGIQGARHTHFGISITDLQLYNKLQSGLFIPSFQQFDQPSKMSDSITTGHTNCNENISCLLTMGNSSQKLEKSDDLKKPQFILFGQPILTEQQISRSCSTDAVSRVYFEKSSSHANLEKSNKFSDGRGSILEQQSPAENLSSARNLGFHSAELGLDTGHCKVFMESEDVGRTLDLSVLGSYEELYRRLANMFGVERSETLNCILYRDATGAIKHAGDEPFSDFMKTAKRLTILMDSDRSSIGKCALEAGIC, from the exons ATGATGGAGCCCGAGAAGAGCTTGGACTCTCAACTATGGCACGCCTGTGCGGGAAGTATGGTCCAGATGCCTCCGTTGAACTCCAAGGTCTTCTACTTCCCGCAGGGCCACGCTGAGCACTCTCACGCAACCGTCGATTTCGGGTCGTCGCCGGGGCTTCCGCCGCTCATCCTCTGCAGAGTTGCGCAAGTGAAATTCATGGCGGACCCTGAAACCGATGAAGTTTTCGCCAAATTGAGGCTGGTTCCTGCGGGTAACGGTGATCTCGACTGCGAGGACGATGGGGTCTTGGGTACGAATGGGTCTGAGGCTCGCGAGAAACCAGCCTCTTTCGCGAAAACACTGACTCAATCGGATGCGAACAATGGAGGGGGTTTCTCCGTTCCGCGTTACTGCGCGGAGACGATTTTTCCCCGATTGGATTACTCGGCGGATCCTCCAGTTCAGACCGTAATTGCGAAGGATGTTCATGGCGAAATTTGGAAGTTCCGGCATATTTATCGGGGGACACCTCGCCGGCATCTCTTGACAACCGGGTGGAGTACTTTTGTGAACCAGAAGAAGTTGGTTGCAGGAGATTCGATTGTGTTCTTGAGGGCCGAGAATGGGGATCTCTGCGTCGGAATCCGGCGGGCCAAGCGCGGAATTGCTGGTGGATCGGAGTCGCCATCTGGGTGGAACTCTGGTGCCGGAAACTGTGTCTCTCCGTACGGGGGATTCTCTGTCTTCTTGAGGGAAGATGAGAACAAATTAATGCGGAATGGCTGTTGTGGAAACCTAAATTCTGGTGGGGGATTGAGGGGAAAAGGAAAAGTGAAGCCTGAATCCGTCGTGCAAGCTGCAGCTCTTGTTGCTAATGGTCAGCCCTTTGAAGTTGTTTACTACCCACGCGCAAGCACGCCGGAGTTCTGCGTGAAGGCTTCGGAGGTGAGGGCAGCAATGAGGATCCGTTGGTGTTCTGGGATGAGGTTCAAAATGGCATTTGAAACAGAGGATTCATCCCGGATCAGCTGGTTCATGGGAACCATATCGTCGGTTCAGGTGGCTGACCCCATTCGCTGGCCTAATTCCCCTTGGCGGCTTCTCCAG GTGACATGGGATGAACCAGATTTGCTGCAAAATGTGAAGCGTGTCAGCCCATGGTTGGTTGAGTTGGTATCAAACATGCCTGTCATCAACTTATCACCCTTTTCACAGCCAAGAAAGAAATTGCGGCTTCCACAACACCCAGACATTCCCCTTGATGGCCAATTTCCAATGCCATCATTTTCAGGCAACCCCCTTGGGCCCAGCAGCCCCTTGTGTTGTCTATCTGATAACACTCCTGCAGGCATACAGGGAGCCAGGCATACCCATTTTGGAATATCGATCACAGATCTCCAACTTTACAATAAACTGCAGTCAGGGCTGTTTATACCCAGTTTCCAGCAGTTTGATCAGCCTTCTAAAATGTCTGATAGCATCACAACAGGCCATACAAACTGCAATGAGAATATATCTTGCTTGCTTACTATGGGAAATTCTAGTCAGAAATTGGAGAAATCTGATGATTTAAAGAAACCCCAGTTCATACTATTTGGCCAGCCAATACTCACTGAGCAACAAATCTCTCGTAGCTGTTCAACTGATGCAGTCTCAcgagtttattttgaaaaaagttCATCACATGCAAATCTTGAAAAGTCAAACAAATTTTCTGATGGTCGAGGATCTATACTTGAACAACAGAGTCCAGCTGAAAACTTATCCAGTGCCAGGAACCTTGGATTTCATTCAGCTGAACTTGGCCTGGATACTGGTCATTGCAAGGTTTTCATGGAGTCGGAGGATGTTGGACGAACTCTTGACCTCTCAGTCCTTGGGTCTTATGAAGAGCTATACAGAAGGCTGGCCAACATGTTTGGGGTAGAAAGATCAGAGACACTAAACTGCATACTCTACCGTGACGCAACCGGGGCTATTAAACATGCTGGGGATGAACCGTTCAG TGATTTTATGAAAACAGCAAAAAGACTCACAATACTGATGGATTCGGACCGTAGCAGTATTGGAAA GTGCGCTTTGGAGGCAGGTATTTGTTAA
- the LOC131148676 gene encoding auxin response factor 18-like isoform X1, whose product MMEPEKSLDSQLWHACAGSMVQMPPLNSKVFYFPQGHAEHSHATVDFGSSPGLPPLILCRVAQVKFMADPETDEVFAKLRLVPAGNGDLDCEDDGVLGTNGSEAREKPASFAKTLTQSDANNGGGFSVPRYCAETIFPRLDYSADPPVQTVIAKDVHGEIWKFRHIYRGTPRRHLLTTGWSTFVNQKKLVAGDSIVFLRAENGDLCVGIRRAKRGIAGGSESPSGWNSGAGNCVSPYGGFSVFLREDENKLMRNGCCGNLNSGGGLRGKGKVKPESVVQAAALVANGQPFEVVYYPRASTPEFCVKASEVRAAMRIRWCSGMRFKMAFETEDSSRISWFMGTISSVQVADPIRWPNSPWRLLQVTWDEPDLLQNVKRVSPWLVELVSNMPVINLSPFSQPRKKLRLPQHPDIPLDGQFPMPSFSGNPLGPSSPLCCLSDNTPAGIQGARHTHFGISITDLQLYNKLQSGLFIPSFQQFDQPSKMSDSITTGHTNCNENISCLLTMGNSSQKLEKSDDLKKPQFILFGQPILTEQQISRSCSTDAVSRVYFEKSSSHANLEKSNKFSDGRGSILEQQSPAENLSSARNLGFHSAELGLDTGHCKVFMESEDVGRTLDLSVLGSYEELYRRLANMFGVERSETLNCILYRDATGAIKHAGDEPFSDFMKTAKRLTILMDSDRSSIGKPGITGLRNADNGLDSSSKTGPLSIFA is encoded by the exons ATGATGGAGCCCGAGAAGAGCTTGGACTCTCAACTATGGCACGCCTGTGCGGGAAGTATGGTCCAGATGCCTCCGTTGAACTCCAAGGTCTTCTACTTCCCGCAGGGCCACGCTGAGCACTCTCACGCAACCGTCGATTTCGGGTCGTCGCCGGGGCTTCCGCCGCTCATCCTCTGCAGAGTTGCGCAAGTGAAATTCATGGCGGACCCTGAAACCGATGAAGTTTTCGCCAAATTGAGGCTGGTTCCTGCGGGTAACGGTGATCTCGACTGCGAGGACGATGGGGTCTTGGGTACGAATGGGTCTGAGGCTCGCGAGAAACCAGCCTCTTTCGCGAAAACACTGACTCAATCGGATGCGAACAATGGAGGGGGTTTCTCCGTTCCGCGTTACTGCGCGGAGACGATTTTTCCCCGATTGGATTACTCGGCGGATCCTCCAGTTCAGACCGTAATTGCGAAGGATGTTCATGGCGAAATTTGGAAGTTCCGGCATATTTATCGGGGGACACCTCGCCGGCATCTCTTGACAACCGGGTGGAGTACTTTTGTGAACCAGAAGAAGTTGGTTGCAGGAGATTCGATTGTGTTCTTGAGGGCCGAGAATGGGGATCTCTGCGTCGGAATCCGGCGGGCCAAGCGCGGAATTGCTGGTGGATCGGAGTCGCCATCTGGGTGGAACTCTGGTGCCGGAAACTGTGTCTCTCCGTACGGGGGATTCTCTGTCTTCTTGAGGGAAGATGAGAACAAATTAATGCGGAATGGCTGTTGTGGAAACCTAAATTCTGGTGGGGGATTGAGGGGAAAAGGAAAAGTGAAGCCTGAATCCGTCGTGCAAGCTGCAGCTCTTGTTGCTAATGGTCAGCCCTTTGAAGTTGTTTACTACCCACGCGCAAGCACGCCGGAGTTCTGCGTGAAGGCTTCGGAGGTGAGGGCAGCAATGAGGATCCGTTGGTGTTCTGGGATGAGGTTCAAAATGGCATTTGAAACAGAGGATTCATCCCGGATCAGCTGGTTCATGGGAACCATATCGTCGGTTCAGGTGGCTGACCCCATTCGCTGGCCTAATTCCCCTTGGCGGCTTCTCCAG GTGACATGGGATGAACCAGATTTGCTGCAAAATGTGAAGCGTGTCAGCCCATGGTTGGTTGAGTTGGTATCAAACATGCCTGTCATCAACTTATCACCCTTTTCACAGCCAAGAAAGAAATTGCGGCTTCCACAACACCCAGACATTCCCCTTGATGGCCAATTTCCAATGCCATCATTTTCAGGCAACCCCCTTGGGCCCAGCAGCCCCTTGTGTTGTCTATCTGATAACACTCCTGCAGGCATACAGGGAGCCAGGCATACCCATTTTGGAATATCGATCACAGATCTCCAACTTTACAATAAACTGCAGTCAGGGCTGTTTATACCCAGTTTCCAGCAGTTTGATCAGCCTTCTAAAATGTCTGATAGCATCACAACAGGCCATACAAACTGCAATGAGAATATATCTTGCTTGCTTACTATGGGAAATTCTAGTCAGAAATTGGAGAAATCTGATGATTTAAAGAAACCCCAGTTCATACTATTTGGCCAGCCAATACTCACTGAGCAACAAATCTCTCGTAGCTGTTCAACTGATGCAGTCTCAcgagtttattttgaaaaaagttCATCACATGCAAATCTTGAAAAGTCAAACAAATTTTCTGATGGTCGAGGATCTATACTTGAACAACAGAGTCCAGCTGAAAACTTATCCAGTGCCAGGAACCTTGGATTTCATTCAGCTGAACTTGGCCTGGATACTGGTCATTGCAAGGTTTTCATGGAGTCGGAGGATGTTGGACGAACTCTTGACCTCTCAGTCCTTGGGTCTTATGAAGAGCTATACAGAAGGCTGGCCAACATGTTTGGGGTAGAAAGATCAGAGACACTAAACTGCATACTCTACCGTGACGCAACCGGGGCTATTAAACATGCTGGGGATGAACCGTTCAG TGATTTTATGAAAACAGCAAAAAGACTCACAATACTGATGGATTCGGACCGTAGCAGTATTGGAAA GCCAGGGATTACAGGTCTGCGGAATGCTGATAATGGACTAGATTCTTCCAGCAAGACAGGTCCCCTGAGCATATTTGCATGA